The Candidatus Thermoplasmatota archaeon genome contains the following window.
ATTCACGCTGATAGCGGTTTGATTGTTGAAGAGCTTCAGCATGTCAACCGAATGTTCTATAATTCTGTGACTGTTCAGTAGTGACCACAGAAGATACTAATTGACTTGTACACTACGTATGAGTAAGGGTACAGCATCTGGTTTTTGTATCTGATGGGATGTTTGTTGTTCGCTCGTCATAGTTTTTCCTTCCCTAAAAAATAATGTTGGAAACATGACAAAGCAAGCAACGACTAGCAGGATCGAATTGACATGGATACTAGTATTAAAAAAATTTCATCAAAGTAAAAAGGCGCGTTCAGGAAGAAGCTACTCTAATAGAATATCATATATAGTGAATACTATTGAATTGTAAGGGGTTTTTTTATGGAGGAAATAATTGATCTTGATCTTTGGGAGGAACGGAAACGACAAATTGAGCAGCAGCGAGAAGAAAAAATACGCAGAATGAAACAAAGTCAAGAAGAAGTAGAACGGCAAAAATTGTTTTGGTCTCACTGGGGATTCGAATAATCTACCAACTGTTGTAGCCGCTGTGCATTCTTCAACATATGATCATTATTGAAAAAGATATACACTGCATCAGGATGACTTTGAAAAATCCGTTCTTTAATTTCATAAAGTTCGTGATCTGAGTAATCATGCTGATACCAGTCAGTTTTTCCATGGATTCGCTCATAAATTACTGATTCACTCATGATCCTTGTGGGAAGTTCAGGACTATCGATACTAACTACAAGAACACCCTGTTTTTTACCCCACGCTATCATCTCTTGAGTAAACAATGATTCATGGCGGAACTCAACAGCGATCTTCTCAGAGCCATGTTCTTTAATAAAAGCTTCTATAGCACTGATATCAACAAAAGAAGGCGGCAACTGGAACAGATAATAATCAATGCTATCCTCAAGCGGTGTAAACAATTTTCTAAAACGAGTAAAACCTGCAAAAGATGTTTTGTTGAGTTTTTGAAAATGGGTAATCGAACGATGGACTTTGACAACCCAGGCGAGATGCTTTGCTTTTTTAGCCCATGCCTGA
Protein-coding sequences here:
- a CDS encoding DUF72 domain-containing protein, yielding MTTIFLGTSGWSYDWNLGNSLDWYLQNSGFNAVELNMSFYRFPYPTMIQAWAKKAKHLAWVVKVHRSITHFQKLNKTSFAGFTRFRKLFTPLEDSIDYYLFQLPPSFVDISAIEAFIKEHGSEKIAVEFRHESLFTQEMIAWGKKQGVLVVSIDSPELPTRIMSESVIYERIHGKTDWYQHDYSDHELYEIKERIFQSHPDAVYIFFNNDHMLKNAQRLQQLVDYSNPQ